The genomic segment GGGTAGCTTTACAGCCTATAGCTCTTATTTATACAATTTGAGACcaaatgaaaaatttaaagggaaaaaagaaaagaaaagaaaagaataagaagGGGAGAACATTATTAGCTTGGTTTGATGCATGTCTTAATGTTCGACCAAAGAAAGTGTGGTTTCGCGCATAAAAAAGAAACTGGTTACCTGAATTTCTGTACTTTGCCATAGGCAGAGAATTTATGTAGAAAAAGTGAGTTACGTGAACTCATGGTCACCCAATTAAATTCAGTATgttatgtgtataattcttaaaatatatataatattaactgAAGTAATTCATGGTCAATCGAGACCGAATGGAGCATTCGTTAAGCGTCGAAGTTTAGTTCCTTAAGTTCGAGGGTTCGAACCCAACTTGCTGCacttagcatttttttttttaatttctaaagcAGCCTTTTAATGGTTTCCTTTTCGTATTATTTCTAAAAGCAATGGTGAACCCATCgttcaaattttggatttgCCTCTAGGTATTCACCAAGAAACCAATATGATTTGTGTGACGATTTTGCGTCTAAAGAGCCATCCTTGCCCTCTTCATGTGTTAAGTTTGAAGTTGAATGTGACTTGTGATCTTATGTCTGACTCGAACGAATAGACGTATTTAATAGCTGCTCGAACAAAAAAAAGTATCTAATAACGTAAATTGTTGGACCCGCTAGCCATATAATCAGTACTTGCTTCAGAAACTCAGATGTTTCACAATGAGCATATGGCAAACAGAACTGGTTGGACACTGCAACTTGGGAACAAAGTTGAATTCTGTTTTATTTCAAATTGTGAACCAAGTATAACATCACGTTTCAGAAgtaaaatagattttaaaaagaatttgaattcTGTTTTATTGCAAATTGTAAACCATTGTTTGATTtaagaaaatggagagaagatATAAGAATGACAAATAGAGCTACAAGACCGTGcttgtatttatttttcatttattttttttgcttacaATTGGAATATTTCGTGCCCTTTTTTGCACGATTCTTTCATTGAgagtgagtgtgtgtgtgtaaataagaaaatacttCAAAATCTCTGTATatgaagaaaatgacaaaaatatttaattttggattaaaaaaCAATGGCTATATCTGAATGACCTCAATAATTAAGAGTGCAAATGTGTATATGAAATGATGTAGAAAGAATATAAACATAGTAAGCTTATAAACTGAAGATGAATTTACATTGCAAAcgagaaaaagaaaactatGAATGACACTAAAAGTTTGTAAAATGATTTGTATCACTCCCATTTTGAACATTCCATTTATCGTCCTTTGTATTTTCTTATGTCCCTCTCATTTGATTTTAATGTGTGGTATTATCTGTTGCTTCATATGCTTTGTATCTTCATGTTTTGATGTCATGTTTTCCCTGCTTCTGCTTCGAAAACGtctcttttgagccgagggtgtGTATCGGAAACAACTTCCCTACCCCCACAAAGGTAGGAGTGGGTGtgtatcggaaacaacctccctcAGAGGTCGTCCACATCCTGGACTCCTTTGAGATCCTTGTGTAACTAaggtgggtatgttgttgttagtactccctctgtccatttttacttgtcacgtttcgtttctcgagagtcaatttgattaaTCTTCAGaactaaattaaattagattaatttaatattttaaaactaaaatttagaTGTTCGGaaactatacaaaaaatattataagttgcaattcttctcatattaatatgatgaaaaactATATCTTAAATTGTTGGTCAAAAAGCGGAACGTGGATTGATGGAGTATAATTTATTTCTCTGACCTAAAAAATTTACAATAATCAGGATATCCAGTAAAAGGAGCAAATATGAAAAGTTCTAGTactcaaaagataaataagCTAAAGTATAGAGGAGCTTAGGGTAAATATTTCCATAAAATCGCAATATATATTCTGTTGACATTCTCCATGAAGTACGTAATATTTTAAGACGGATTACAGACGccaaaaaccctattttttaTTCTCACAATCAAAATGGCAAAAAAATAAATCTCGCGGCCGTAGCTCCGCCACAAATCAACGGCTCAAAATGTATAATAATAGGCCAAAACGTGATCGTAAGGGAAAAATATTGAAGCATGATTTTCAATCAAAGAAGCTTCCATCGACAAGGATACAGCCAGATCGTCGTTGGTTCAGTATGTTATTTATTCCCAAAAAGTTATACTTTTTAACTTGTTCATGTTCAAACAAAGTAAACTTTTTCATGAATATGTAGTGGAATATCTGTTTTTTCGTCATTATAAGGTAAGTTACAACTTATAGAGTTATAGGGTTTATATATAGTTTATGATACCTATATTTGTGCCGGAAACAACTTCAAGAGATTAGGCTTCTCTAAGACACTTATCTTCCCTGGACATTTCACGGCGCTTGATTTATCTTttggttatgttgttgttgttgatatctATATTTAGTTTAAAGTAATGAAATAATCCAGTTCGATTTAGTTCATGATATTGGTCGAATTGACGCTAAAGTGTTAAATAATTGGGTCACAGGTGCGGGGTGTAATCTAGCTGAAGGTTTTGAGTTTTTATTGTTCAATTGTTATATCTGGCGGATTAAGTTGCTCATAATGGATACGTAGTCTCGTGGCAGTGAGCAAGTATTATCAATAAGGAGATTCAAATATAAAGAAGCAAACACACGAACAAGCCAAAACgattcaacatctattatatatacctAAAAAATTGACTTTATATATACCATGTAATTAGACTGGCTCCGCCCCTGTATGAAAGAATGATATAAAACGTCTGAATTAGGATATGATATTCGGATTTTATAGTCAATACTCAAGTGATCAGTCGGGAGAAATTGGAATCCTTTAGAGAAGAGATCGACAGTCGGCTTTCTAGTAACTACAATGTTATTTTGAATGAAGGGAAATTGCTCATGTCCCTTTTGAATGATCACAAGAAGGTACGTGTTATGTCTTGTCCTTGAGATTATTTGTTTAAGAACTTGGTTTATTTGTTAaattgtgcttttttttttctttttgtttttttaaatgcATACCCTCTCCGAATCAGTGTAAACTTCTGTATTGGTCCTTTGGTTAATATCCTTCTTATATCTCAAAAAAGTATCCTCACAACACTTTTGTGTTTTTGCatattttttctcctttttgatGAGTGAGTTTCCTGATATGCATTGGATAGCTCACTAATAAGAACACAAGCTAGATCTTGCTACATTCGTGCTTGATTCCGCATAATGTTTAACTTATTTTGTCCTCTTGGGTGTGTGTGGTGTCTTTTCCTTGAGCTCATTTGTTAAAGAACTTGgtttgtttttgttcttttgtgttTTTTCTTAAATGTATATTCCCTTCGAATAAGTGTAAACCTATGTATTATTTACTGGTTATATCTTCTTATATCTCGAAACAGTATCCTCCTTAGAATTACAACACTTTTGAGATTTTAGCTTACTGTTTTGTTTTCTAGGATGAGTGAGTTTCCGAATATGTATTGAATAGCTCACAAATAAGAGCTCGAGCTTAATGTTTGACTTAACTTGTTTAGTTGGAATAAGTATAACTTGACTTCAGTAAATAGCAATGAACAACTTTTTGATTCTGTTAGCTCCCTGATGTTAGCTTAGTTTCTGTTGTATTCGAGCTAACACACTTATTTTGTGTAAGGGTGTCAAGTAGGTCAGAGTAATTGGGCCGGCCATCTCAAACCGGCCCTGATAACCGGGCCCACCGCGGCCCCTACTAAAAGGTGTAAGGGGCTGGCGGTGGGTGGATTTATTAAATTTGAGCCGGACGAAGGTGGACAACCTTACCCGGCCGGCCACGCGATAGTCGGGTGATGGCGACAACCGGCCCCggactaaatttcaaaaaaaaaaaaaaaaaaaaaacaagataagtacattttattcttaataataagtattttaaaaatattgtgaTCGATAAATTAGGAGTGCAACTCTTTTAATGAGCGCTTTagttttatttaaaattgtattttaaagctagacaatcttattttctcaacaaatatacctttgatacattttcagtatatagtatatattagattgtgatagtacttatctcaacaaatatacctttgataaaTCATTCAGTTCAATTTCATGTCTTTTAAGTGTCTACGTCTACATGTGCCATTCCCTCCACCCCCCCTAATAGGCTAATACCCACTCAGGACTTGTGGAGATATATCGgcacaatgttgacatttaacatgtatTCATTATTTCTCGCTCAATGCATCCACACCGCAACTTGAAGTTAATATTCGAACTCGGAGAGAAGGTGGAGGTGAAGTAATGTACACTAGTTGAATAgcaaatttagataaagagaattgtggaagaattgtgtgaaaatgaagaagaatggaggggtatttatagtttgaaaaatatgaccaaagtgcagttattcataaatttagggttcaaataaaattagcaagactagtttttttaaatttacaactgcaattttttttgaatttgatcgacgattaaacttttttttaatttagcaattttatcattaattgtaaatgttaattttattattagtagtaaatgtaaatgtctatttttatattagaactttaaaaaaaaaaaaaggtctggCCCACTAACTAAAACTCGGCCTGGCCCACTTAGCCCACTACGTACCCTTACCTGGGTAGGGGGCTGGGCCGGACACCCCCTTTCCCTCCTCCAACCCGGCCCCCAACCCGGTCCCATGTGACCCCCATTTATATGGCCCTGCCCGgcccatttgacacccttaATTTTGTGTAATTTTACATCTTCGTGAGGCTTTTTAAATATAACTTATTACTTCATCAATAATAAGAGCACGACGTAGATCTTGCTAAAAACATGCTTGATTCGGCATTTTATTTACTAATTTCGTCCTCTTTTATCTTtgtgaagaaaggaaaaactCATCATCTTGACAATGAGCCTTCTGCTGATGCTTTAGAACCTAAAACAAAGACGAAACTACCAAAACATCTTGAATCATTAGCCAAGAAGGCTGATATGTCTTAAGGTATGAAACGAGAATGCAAAATGTTCAAAGTTTGTGTCTGTTTTTCTATGTATGCACTTTTATActgataaaaacaaaaaaaattgtttctaatATGCACTTTTAGAAATTAGACGGAAGCTAACAAGAACGCAAAATGTTTGAATCCGTTTATATTTTTTATCCACTAAACAAAGATTCTTTTTGCAGATGCCCCTCCCACACGGTTCATGAAGAGACGTGATCATCTAAATCCAACATTTTTCTCAAGAAGCCTAAGCAAACCCTGTCCGAGCATTTTCAAGGATTTTGAAACGGAAGATGCAAGCAAGAAGCGAATATAAGATTAgataactcattttttttagcaAATCAGTTGTTCTTTAGTAACCCCTATTATATTGTACTTAGTTCTCAGGAATGCTACTAGAAATAGCGATTATTTGATCATTGCTGTTAACTTTGGATTTAGAGGAAATAAATCCGCAATGAAATGGATGCATGcttgtcttcttttttctctctcttttgtcctcctttctcctctttttatttttctttataatttgtTAACAGAAAATGTTCGTAGTTGAAGGGTTGCTGCTACTTGTTTATCGATAATAACTACAAGATAATTGCATCACGAGAGAAATAGATGCCTTATCTCCATTTCACGATGCAGAATTTGTTCATTAACACAACGTTACGTTTTATGTCCAACTTTGCAACATAAACGTCAGCGGGAAGATGAGTGAACGTTAACAAACGTACACATATCTAGTTGGTTATCAAAAACTTGGTCAATTTGGTCATGCTTAGCAACAAATTATGCGTCATAAGGCCTCGTCCATGTTTAGATGTTCTGTACATACGTGTGACACTGTCTTCGATTTAAATTGCATAGCTAATCGTTtgttgaaaaataagaaatatacATACGCCGTGCAAGCATAAACTTGTAGGAACCAATCCGGATGAAATTGACTTTGCCCACTCATGAGtggaagtcatttttcttacTCTATCGTAATTCgaatttcatattcttttgctcTACATATTATTATTTATCGTTACCACCCAAAAGTCTTATTACAACACTTCTCTATTTGTTAATATTATTACTAATCCTTAATATGTATTTttgcataaaaaaaattcattcgATAACCAAACACtcgaaaacaaaaagaaattgaCATCCGTTATACCAAAAATGCTATTATTCATAGTATAGTGGTTCATGTTAATTGAAGTATATGTGTTCGTATTTTTGGTTTTATATCTTCGTtcatttaagaattaatatggTTCTAACTAAagataacaacaaccatattgTTTAAAAAAAGTTATTAGACGTAAAATTAAAAGGCCAATATCATTACATTCGTAATGAGAATAATACTTTGCTAAAAGATCTATCTCACTTCGATTTAGAAACTTCTATATGTCATTTTAAAACCCATAAACACTCAAATTATTTGacggaaaattaaaattgttgCTACTATAAACGGAAAAGGTGTTAAAAAGCCAATCTATAGTCATATATTTAAATTAGAAcaagtaatattttgataaaaGCTCTAGCCTACTTCTAATAAAAATTTCTAatatttctcttcttcttttctccatttctttcaTTTGCTGATTTATTGCTTTGATCTATCTCTACAAACTCCAAAAGTCCcaatcgagaaaaaaaaaaaaaaaaaaaaaaactgaaaaaaaaaacatagtataccaaaacataaataacataAATTTAGAGCACCTTATTGTAATTTttcaaacaatataaaaatcTAGGTTTTTGTTTAATTACCTCCTCTTCTTCGTGGAGCACTACTCCACAACCCCTTATCGCCTACTTATTTAAGAAGTACGTAATATTTTAAGAAGCCAAAagccctacttattttttattttcacaatAAAAATGGCGAAGAATAAAACTCGCGGCCGTAGCAACGCCACTAGTCGGAGGCTCAAGATGTACAATAATAGGCCAAAACGTGATCGTAAAGGCAAAATATTAAAGCATGATTTTCAATCAAAGAAGCTTCCATCAACACGTATACAGCCAGATCGCCGTTGGTTCAGTATGTTTTACTATAAACCCTAAAAGtcttacactttttaacgtcttcatgttgaaaaaaaaaaaaagtaaacttcTTCATGAATATGTAGTGgaatatctattttttttttttgtgtgtcttTATAAGGTGTAAATTACAACGTGTAGGGTTTACATATAGTTTATTATATCTATATTAGTTTAAAGTAATGAACTAATCTAGTCCGATGTAATTCTGGATATTAGTTGAATTGACGTTAATTGGCAGTCAAAGGCAAAAAGTGTATCGAGAAGAATACAAATACGCAAGTGTAGTCCAAGACTAGTAGTAACTATAAGCATCAGTAACGAATATATGGATAGAGTaggataaagtgaaatatcaattgttTAGTGGCGCCTATTACCTTAGAGCCTTGAGAAGCGCCTCTTAAGCGAGTTGAAGCTCTCAACATTATTTGCGCGCTTGCACTCACAAGCGCGCCTTCGACAACACTGCAATTGGGTCAAAGGCGCGGGTATATTAATGATTAAATTTAGCTGAaggttttgaattttaattgtTCAATTGTTGTATCTGGCTGATTCATTTGCTTATAGTGGATACTTTGTTTCATGTATGAAAGAATTATATAAAATGTCTGAATAATCATATGATTTTCGGATTTACAGTTAATACTCGGGTGATCAGTCGGGAGAAATTGGAATCCTTTAGAGAAGAGATCGATGCTCGGATTTCCAgtaactacaatgttatattgaATGAAGGGAAATTGCCCGTGTCCCTTTTGAATGATCACAAGAAGGTATGTGTATTGACTTCTCCTTGAGTTTATTTGGTTATGAACTTGGTTTGTTTGTTATAttgtgcctttttttttttcaatttaaaaatgtttactttcTCTGAATCAGTGTAAACGTCTGTATCGGTCACCAGTTATTCTTATTCTCGAAACAATATCCTCACAACACTTTTgagtttttgcaatttttttcctttttgatgaGTGAGTTTCCTGATATGCATTAAGTAGCTCACTACTAAGAGCAGGAACTAGATCTTGCTACATTGGTGCTTGATTCCGCATTATGTTTACTGATTATGTCCTGTTAGGTATGTGTGGTGTCTTTTCCTTGAGCTTATTTGTTTAAGAACTTGGtttgttttatttgtttgtGCGTCTTCTTAAATGTATATTCTTTTCGAGTAAGTGTAAACCTATGTATTGGTTACTAGTTAATATCCTTCTTATATCTCAAACAATATCCTCTTTGGAATTACGACACTTGAGagatttttgcatttttttttctttttaacgaTGAGTGGTTTCCTCATACGTATTGAATAACTCACAAATAAGAGAATAAACTGGATGTTTACTTGTTTAGTTGGAATAACTTGACTTCTGTAAATAGCAATGAACAGCTCTTTTATTCTGTTAGCTCCCTGAGCTTAGCTTAGTTTCTGATGTATCGAGATAACACACCTCTTTCTGTACTTTTgcatattcttgaatcttgatgcTTTTTATAATATAACTTATTACTTCATCAAAAATAAGAGCATGAGGTAGATCTTACTACACCCGTGCTTGATTCCGTGTTATGTTTACTaacttttttcctcttttatctttgtgaagaaaggaaaagcTCGTTATCTTGACAGTGACACTTCTGCCGATGCTTTAGGAGCTAAAACAAAGAGGAAAACCCCGAAACATTTTGAATCATCAGCCAAGAAGGCTGATATGTCTTAaggtatgaaatgagaatgtgaAATGCTAAAAGTTTGTCTACTGTTTCtatgaatattaaaaaaaatgtttctagGTATAcacttttagaaaattagaCGGAAGCTTAAAAAGAACGCAAAGTGTTTGAATCGGTTGCTATTTTATCATCTactaaacaaattttttttttttgcagatgCTCCTCCCACAATTCGTGAAGAGACAAGACAATCTAAATCCAACATTTTTTCCAAGAAGAATCCGAGCAGTTTTCAAGGATTATGAAACTGAAGATGCAAACGAGAAGCCAATATAAGATTAGATAACTCATTATCTTAGCAAATTAGTAACCATTATGGTACTTAGGTCtcatttgtttttcctttttttttttttttttttggctaacaTTCACTTTTCAGTAGAAGCTTTTTTTGGCTTATGATACAGTGGGTAAATTCTAATCTCAGACGATTT from the Lycium ferocissimum isolate CSIRO_LF1 chromosome 11, AGI_CSIRO_Lferr_CH_V1, whole genome shotgun sequence genome contains:
- the LOC132037426 gene encoding nuclear/nucleolar GTPase 2-like; this translates as MAKNKTRGRSNATSRRLKMYNNRPKRDRKGKILKHDFQSKKLPSTRIQPDRRWFINTRVISREKLESFREEIDARISSNYNVILNEGKLPVSLLNDHKKKGKARYLDSDTSADALGAKTKRKTPKHFESSAKKADMS
- the LOC132037121 gene encoding nuclear/nucleolar GTPase 2-like, translating into MYNNRPKRDRKGKILKHDFQSKKLPSTRIQPDRRWFINTQVISREKLESFREEIDSRLSSNYNVILNEGKLLMSLLNDHKKKGKTHHLDNEPSADALEPKTKTKLPKHLESLAKKADMS